A DNA window from Rhipicephalus sanguineus isolate Rsan-2018 chromosome 8, BIME_Rsan_1.4, whole genome shotgun sequence contains the following coding sequences:
- the LOC119403517 gene encoding uncharacterized protein KIAA1522, giving the protein MAPPGRMGDRSRTTTVTVADTYTGYDPHKMMWTTIPASDSRPELPQTFKSTALVAAVARRERASDAAVAASANAASPAAAPAAAVDAADRSSSKLPPPAPRSAGPQQGKKRTSWQPQPLPKPKATDFVVVIKPRTQLSLTAVFPENGAGSALIAHLGANANRMVTVVMMREQNLILAYTPHPLIVDKLIGELTVPSSVGPVPLFGYLRADTQDSCYGVVTVRSSDSEAELRQRFYWPEGEILHIRRLGTSKKVRLTFAGKVKPRYVTYDALLIPVQPYRKTVPACNQCGSVGHRPDACPGPKPDLCGTCGNTVPLMDGARAPHECTPKCALCAGHHVTGDRGPPPKPSTLPPESQTGSKKRKKRWRTRKPRKPTSGTSPQGAQAPATIPPPPPQPGAGAPGPSKRGPTPAGPPAARSTVSQGTPASPTPHPPSPLPAAQGDATWAAHVRQGPQVSGSGRAASQTVPPQNPPKPPTSSAPTREQFEIKQLRAQVASLTRAMEALANRPPPPNPTPSGQAPEAMDSASSEQRDTTAILAPTEARLNSLEGQVASIVTTIEDRLAAALQTVFAGIPGMIVAQLPQLASSTRRPTPKLKRVNKPQTPQPLPQMAEANRQPTILTATPAASPGSSGGAPLDLSALLEATQNSNTHDGGQRL; this is encoded by the coding sequence ATGGCACCTCCTGGCAGAATGGGCGATCGGTCCCGCACCACGACCGTCACCGTGGCGGACACCTACACCGGTTACGACCCCCACAAAATGATGTGGACTACCATCCCAGCCTCGGACAGCAGGCCGGAGCTGCCCCAAACCTTTAAAAGCACCGCGCTTGTTGCCGCGGTGGCAAGACGCGAGCGAGCAAGCGACGCGGCAGTGGCGGCATCCGCCAACGCGGCCTCCCCGGCCGCAGCCCCGGCCGCAGCTGTCGACGCGGCAGACCGCTCCTCCTCCAAACTTCCACCGCCTGCGCCGCGCTCCGCGGGCCCGCAACAGGGGAAGAAGCGGACCTCGTGGCAACCTCAACCTCTGCCGAAGCCGAAGGCAACTGATTTTGTTGTCGTTATTAAACCAAGGACTCAACTATCCCTCACCGCCGTTTTCCCCGAGAACGGAGCCGGTAGCGCGCTCATCGCCCACCTCGGAGCGAACGCGAACCGGATGGTCACAGTCGTGATGATGCGGGAGCAAAACCTCATCCTGGCCTACACCCCACATCCGCTTATTGTGGACAAACTGATCGGTGAACTGACAGTTCCCTCGTCAGTCGGACCGGTGCCCCTGTTCGGGTATCTGCGCGCGGACACCCAAGACTCCTGCTACGGAGTGGTGACAGTGCGCAGCTCCGACTCGGAAGCCGAACTTCGCCAACGATTCTACTGGCCGGAAGGCGAAATCCTCCACATCCGGCGTTTGGGCACCTCCAAAAAGGTGCGGCTCACTTTTGCCGGCAAGGTGAAGCCCAGGTACGTCACCTATGACGCCCTGCTGATCCCGGTGCAGCCTTATAGAAAAACTGTACCAGCCTGCAACCAGTGTGGCTCAGTTGGGCATCGACCTGACGCCTGCCCTGGCCCTAAACCGGACCTCTGTGGTACCTGTGGCAACACGGTGCCACTCATGGATGGTGCTCGCGCGCCTCACGAGTGCACGCCGAAGTGTGCTCTATGCGCCGGACACCACGTCACCGGGGACCGGGGACCACCACCAAAACCATCCACTCTTCCACCGGAGAGCCAAACCGGCTCCAAGAAACGCAAAAAACGCTGGAGAACACGGAAGCCGAGGAAGCCGACCAGCGGGACTTCACCGCAGGGGGCCCAGGCCCCTGCCACCATACCTCCTCCACCCCCGCAACCTGGCGCGGGTGCTCCCGGGCCCTCCAAGCGAGGCCCCACCCCGGCCGGACCTCCCGCCGCCAGGTCCACCGTGAGCCAGGGCACACCTGCCTCCCCTACACCGCACCCGCCGTCACCCCTGCCTGCTGCCCAAGGGGATGCCACATGGGCCGCTCACGTCCGACAAGGACCCCAGGTGAGCGGCTCGGGCAGGGCAGCCTCCCAAACCGTACCCCCCCAGAACCCACCCAAACCTCCAACTTCTTCCGCCCCCACACGGGAACAATTCGAAATTAAACAGCTCCGGGCCCAAGTGGCCTCGTTGACACGTGCAATGGAGGCGCTCGCAAACCGCCCGCCCCCACCTAACCCGACACCTTCTGGGCAGGCGCCGGAAGCGATGGATAGTGCCTCCTCCGAACAAAGGGACACCACGGCAATCCTCGCTCCGACTGAGGCGCGTCTGAATAGCCTGGAGGGCCAGGTGGCCTCCATAGTAACTACTATCGAGGATCGCTTGGCTGCCGCCCTCCAAACCGTATTCGCCGGCATCCCGGGCATGATAGTGGCCCAGCTGCCCCAACTCGCTTCCAGCACCCGTCGTCCCACCCCCAAACTGAAGCGGGTTAACAAACCTCAGACGCCCCAGCCACTTCCCCAAATGGCTGAGGCTAATAGGCAGCCTACCATTTTGACTGCAACACCAGCGGCAAGCCCCGGATCGAGCGGTGGAGCACCTCTGGATCTCTCTGCTCTCCTGGAGGCTACCCAAAATTCTAATACCCATGATGGCGGGCAACGCCTGTAG